In Procambarus clarkii isolate CNS0578487 chromosome 30, FALCON_Pclarkii_2.0, whole genome shotgun sequence, the DNA window tgggacacacacacctgccccagtgttgtcctgggacacacacacctgtcccagtgttgtcctgggacacacacacctgtcttagcgttgtcctgggacacacacacctgtcttagcgttgtcctgggacacacacacctgtcccagtgttgtcctgggacacacacacctgtcttagcgttgtcctgggacacacacacgtgtcccagtgttgtcctgggacacacacacctgcccagcgttctcctgggacacacacacctgccccagtGTTgttctgggacacacacacctgtcttagCGTTGTCCTGGGACACATACACACCTGTCCCAGTgttgtcctgggacacacacctGCCAAACATTctgccttactcttctgtcttccagtgtcgtaaagtgcatttcccgcagcctttcctcgtaactcatgcctcttagttctgggactagtctagtggcatacctctgaactttttccagtttcgtcttgtgcttgacaaggtacgggctccatgctggggccgcatactccaggattgatcttacatatgtggtatacaagattctgaatgattccttacacatgtctgtgtgtgtgtgtgtgtgtgtgtgtgtgtgtgtgtgtgtgtgtgtgtgtgtgtgtgtgtgtgtgtgtgtgtgtgtgtgtgtgtgtgtgtgtgtgtgtgtataaagggtatgaggaagcgggtcagaattgtatttttccttggtaaacgcacattaatgacgctatgtaaaaagacaccttGAACACTGCTTATGTAAGACACGTATATCTGTGTATTTacgtatataggttaggttaggttagcattttgaaagcactacaatcaccatcTGTGGGTGACTGTTCAATAAGTCGCTGAACTATAtgcttaacacatctctcactctgtccatggaggacagaagaaaaatgtatatatgcaggttagcattgtaaatgtctggccacgtctgtggtagaaaataataacaaaaaataccccccctaccaccacaccaccaccccaaccaccaccccctaccaccaccacacccctaccaccacaccaccaccacaacaagccgCTCGCCTCACATAAAACTTGAGGTATTCACAAAAAATAACAAATTCGAAGGTCACAGCGTCATAATGCCAAATGCTAAGGCCCGAGGGGACGACCCGTCGTCCTGGGGTGAGGCCCGAGGGGACGACCCGTCGTCCTGGGGTGAGGCCCGAGGGGACGACCCGTCGTCCTGGGGTGAGGCCCGAGGGGACGACCCGTCGTCCTGGGGTGAGGCCCGAGGGGACGACCCGTCGTCCTGGGGTGAGACCCATGGAGACGACCCGTCGTCCTGGGGTGAGGCCCGTGGAGACGACCCGTCGTCCTGGGGTGAGACCCATGGAGACGACCCGTCGTCCTGGGGTGAGACCCATGGAGACGACCCGTCGTCCTGGGGTGAGACCCATGGAGACGACCCGTCGTCCTGGGGTGAGACCCATGGAGACGACCCGTCGTCCTGGGGTGAGGCCCGTGGAGACGACCCGTCGTCCTGGGGTGAGACCCATGGAGACGACCCGTCGTCCTGGGGTGAGACCCATGGAGACGACCCGTCGTCCTGGGGTGAGACCCATGGAGACGACCCGTCGTCCTGGGGTGAGACCCATGGAGACGACCCGTCGTCCTGGGGTGAGACCCATGGAGACGACCCGTCGTCCTGGGGTGAGACCCATGGAGACGACCCGTCGTCCTGGGGTGAGACCCATGGAGACGACCCGTCGTCCTGGGGTGAGACCCATGGAGACGACCCGTCGTCCTGGGGTGAGACCCATGGAGACGACCCGTCGTCCTGGGGTGAGACCCATGGAGACGACCCGTCGTCCTGGGGTGAGACCCATGGAGACGACCCGTCGTCCTGGGGTGAGGCCCGTGGAGACGACCCGTCGTCCTGGGGTGAGACCCATGGATACGACCCGTCGTCCTGGGGTGAGACCCATGGAGACGACCCGTCGTCCTGGGGTGAGACCCATGGAGACGACCTGTCGTCCTGGGGTGAGACCCATGGAGACGACCCGTCGTCCTGGGGTGAGGCCCGTGGAGACGACCCGTCGTCCTGGGGTGAGACCCATGGAGACGACCCGTCGTCCTGGGGTGAGACCCATGGAGACGACCCGTCGTCCTGGGGTGAGACCCATGGAGACGACCCGTCGTCCTGGGGTGAGACCCATGGAGACGACCCGTCGTCCTGGGGTGAGACCCATGGAGACGACCCGTCGTCCTGGGGTGAGACCCATGGAGACGACCCGTCGTCCTGGGGTGAGACCCATGGAGACGACCCGTCGTCCTGGGGTGAGGCCCGTGGAGACGACCCGTCGTCCTGGGGTGAGACCTATGGAGACGACCCGTCGTCCTGGGGTGAGACCCATGGAGACGACCCGTCGTCCTGGGGTGAGACCCGCCACGGTGTGGTCGTGCTGGCCTGGATGGTAAAGGTTATTGTCGTGGTGTGCGTGTGCtccagggggttgagcttcgactcttgGGTCCCGCTTCTCAGTGTcacttgttacctatcgtacgttacggctcgtgatcctacagcagccaaactttaataagtctagggatacgacacaactgctgttctcaatagcgaatcaccagtataaccccttaatgggtaatgagcataaaatagaatcttcataggactgaagaataaagatactaagtatagatatatactattatattaaataaatctcaaaggcaaacagatgattatatggtcacaatatatcacattaaaaatatcactgtaacttccagacattaaatcaatactaagaataattatggctatgacagaacaactgaacttaacttcaacaagtgttatctccctggtttctgctcagctactgaactacaatatgcgagtcaaaaaacacattgccttgccccgcgaataaattgccaaagttacaatatttattatttcaacaatggagcactacattgtgacaagagtaatcttaaactaacttaatgaataattagtacatattgatatagacaacaaaagtacgtgtttctttacatagtaattaaaatatgcatacagaatagcataatggcatgcacaccccagcaacggacgatcccacgacaatttgccagatacagttcactcaattattatttcactctgttacccacttatgatcacatataaatcattagttcccgtgggaaaactgatcacacaaagaaataaacaatcattcccacgatacgctgggcctaacgccaacactgtaacatgaatgtgcatttgcatagaacatataagtataacaatatacatgcttgtaatttacatacaattataaatgtacatattaatatattcacttacgtatcttataagggtacgtaacacttccacctccaagaaaaaaaaatgcaatggattgaagatcaatggcattttttcagaagtaaaaatgttaggtaaaaagaaaacatttcatttatggtacatcaaaacttcttgacaaagcatcagcaataacattttgtctgcctggaatatgtttgatttctacattaaattcctgcaaaaacaatgaccatcgcagaattcgttggttcttgactttcatcatatttataaagataagggggttgtggtctgtaaatactaacactttatttcctgataagtaaatctcaaacttcttgattgacaatataagacccaacgcctccttttctaccacggaataatttctctgagctgcattaaattttctggaatagtaatacacaggatgctcaatctggtctaaaccaacttgaataagcacagcacctattccaacatctgacgcatcaatgtgtaatataaatggtttatcaaattggggactagcaagaataggtgaggtggacaatatgccctttaggttctgaaaagcattctgacaatcttgtgtccactgaaactttacttgcttgcgtaacaagtttgtcaaaggagcagctactgttgaaaaatttctacaataacgcctatagtatgcacacataccaataaaccgttggactcctttcttattggtcaacactgggtagtccacaatggcttgaatcttatcttgtaaggggataatcttaccttgtcccacctcgtggccaagataagttatcgtaccttttgcccaactacacttattcatatttatggttaactttgcgttttccaacactgtaaacaagttcttaaggcctaagagatgatcggcccaattcttactgtacaaaacaatgtcatcaaggtaggccctacaatctggcacatccttgagtaagaaattcataagtctttgaaaagtagcaggtgcatttctcaaaccgaatggcatgacattaaattcatacgcaccatcaggtgtaacaaaagcagtaacctctctagcatactctgttaatggaatttgataatacccttttgacaaatcaagcttactt includes these proteins:
- the LOC138369958 gene encoding trinucleotide repeat-containing gene 6B protein-like: MPNAKARGDDPSSWGEARGDDPSSWGEARGDDPSSWGEARGDDPSSWGEARGDDPSSWGETHGDDPSSWGEARGDDPSSWGETHGDDPSSWGETHGDDPSSWGETHGDDPSSWGETHGDDPSSWGEARGDDPSSWGETHGDDPSSWGETHGDDPSSWGETHGDDPSSWGETHGDDPSSWGETHGDDPSSWGETHGDDPSSWGETHGDDPSSWGETHGDDPSSWGETHGDDPSSWGETHGDDPSSWGETHGDDPSSWGEARGDDPSSWGETHGYDPSSWGETHGDDPSSWGETHGDDLSSWGETHGDDPSSWGEARGDDPSSWGETHGDDPSSWGETHGDDPSSWGETHGDDPSSWGETHGDDPSSWGETHGDDPSSWGETHGDDPSSWGETHGDDPSSWGEARGDDPSSWGETYGDDPSSWGETHGDDPSSWGETRHGVVVLAWMVKVIVVVCVCSRGLSFDSWVPLLSVTCYLSYVTARDPTAAKL